aaatatcaaatttatccgtttttatgaaaattagtaGATTACACTTTATACTTTCTAATAAAATTGGcccaaatatcaaattatttaattagcaCGTTTGTATCAATAGtatcacaaaatatactaaACAAACATTAgtcaaatactcaaataatataaaataaaatgtagagtaaatatattaaataattttcaagcattttgacCGAACGAATAAAATTCTATaggtaaaaagtaaattataataaaacagaaaAGGATCTAggaactatttttaaaaacgttttcctacatttttaaaaaatagtgtagtgaagtattattatagcagattattttattttattgtgtgcatgtttaagtatattatactatattatttattaattgattatattaatctaccataggtggaatacgacaaacttggtataactttgatactttagagttaaatcatacacttacgtataaacagcacggggtccgcgatctaccgcaggtagattgtctacctgataatatactgctgcgaacccgattttttattctgggccacggaaaagttaagataagttttgaacaccatacaccgattattaataacgaatttaacaagtttgagtcatatagatttggtacctacatttaacgggcaacgaagtgcacgggatcagctatttttgataaaaatatatttttcattattaccaCTAGAACATTNNNNNNNNNNNNNNNNNNNNNNNNNNNNNNNNNNNNNNNNNNNNNNNNNNATGCCTTTACGAccgttattacctacttattattctATTGTAATCAAACACAATCATGTAGGTAATCAGCTTATAGGATTGGTAAGTCCAAACAAATTCGTATGGAAATGTGTAATTTTACCAAGCCAAGACGCTTGTTCGTCCGTCAAAGGGGGAAGTACGTCTTTGCTCTTATCGCTCGCTAACGCTCCAACAATTATTGTCGAACATACGAATTCTATGCCGATTCCGGTCATTATGAAACATGGTCCAGCCATTGCCAAGCTCTGCAATACATAACAACGCATGTTTAAAgttagtataggtacacaatttatACGAGTTACAtctgtacataattatattgtatttttttccttgtcaactaaaaaaatatgttatacactTATTTACTCGAAAATAGTTATTAAGGTCCACAATAGCAAGTTcactcaattttaatatttatatggtttttttttttttaaatacggcAATAATGTTTTTTAGGTTCTATGTGTAGTATGCTCTGTAATCGGTATACATTAATTTCTGTGACCTTTATGCGAAttgtaacttattattatatttcgtttgaTATTATTGAAAGTTTATGTTGCAGCCCATGAAGCGCATATACTTTCAACCTGGAAAATAGCATGTCGTAAGCAATATAATTAgaagttacctacctatttacataAAGTAGCGGTCAGTATGATACAATTTCCTCTcgatctatattttaaaaatatttaaaaaatcgatCTGTTTGTATACTGTACagatttcttaaaaattatttatgcgtcttaagtacctatactagctatattatatatttttcaaaaatcaaaacacattaaatcattaaattatataatacaaagttTAAAGTACCTAGTACGTCTTACCTATACCAGCTACCAGCCTaaagttacaataataaaacttaaatttgtgTTTCAATTAAAATCAGAATAAAACTCgtaccataattattatgttctgatgtcataattttaaaaacaaaattgattgaCTTACAGATTAAcgttcaaattaataatacgaaTGTATGATATTGTTGGATAAACCTCATACAAGTCGTATGATAAtcctaaaagttaaaaattataattattttagtaccaTCCATAGAATGAGagttttttgtaaaactataaatcccgtatgaataaattaataatatatacaattatatataatcatacaattttactacataatttatttgcatCTTAGttaattatcttatataaaatatatttgagtacAAACTAACTTGGGCTAAAATGGATTTAAAGTTGTAACTGTAGTCATTATTGGACTCCATTTCTTTTCACTGATCGGTTGTATTTTGCAAAGTttcctataaattaaaacaagttaGAAGGTACagaattaatttgtattgtccAGAtacttatttacttttttttttttttgatacctgAAAACAAGGGTGCCCACAGGAGGGGGCAGGAGTGGCCATGCCCCCTCCCGATTTTTTgccaatatttgtatattacaatacctatatttttataaatatttttaaatgttttgtagcattttcataaaatagatCGATAATTGATTAATCATTAAGATATTAGTGATACAATTGTTTTGTGTTATCGCGACCATGGTATAGCATTATAGtcataagcatctaaagttccaAAGTCTGATTGACAGTtatcaattcaatttatattttattttggtttgtgaaatgtgaattataatttcaaatttgtatgatcCAGCTTATTGATAACTATAAGTACGTACTAGTCAAAAACaagtatattaggtactttataacCTTAACGTATTTATATTAAGATGAATCTACCAAAaagaaaacatacatttatggataattttgtttgttaaatatcaaaaaatgacGACGACAGAAGTACTgatgatcaataatattaatatttttataaaattagattgttaatattacaatattatgaataatgatttacaaGATTTTTTTCAGTGCTCTTATTATgtctcataatattttgatgaaaatatacagttgatcatattattgtatcaccAGTTTATTTACTAAGTTTGTaatgaaactataaaatactatacctaatatgttatgaatataatatgtatacacctTGCCCCCCTGGTGAACATTTTTGCGGGCGCTCTTGCctgaaaatacattaaattattacaaattaaacgATTTGATACAAAGTCGAaagaagttataatatatataatatgatccaaCTTAAATCGGcttaaaaaattgtacccggtttttaacacgaaaccagaaacccgtaaaaaattttacccggtttttaacacgaaaaacgaaacccgaaatattttaacccgttttgactccctgCTATAAACCCATATggctatttatatgtattaggtaGCTATATCgtaaactttttaatatcaGGAGAGGAAGAATAGGGTTCATGAAATTAttaatcgatattttttaaaaaagaacacATTACATATATTGCacaataaatattcttttctttGCTCAAAATCggaacttttctactttaccggacCCTCCTTTATTGGCAACCATGGTTTTTAGTGTtctcaatttcaaaaaaaaacccggcaaaatagaaatatactaacatatttttagtgACCACGATATACTCGTAAACTACCTAGAggtagtttttaagtattataaattaataaaaatacaaacaatttaaatgatataatactcagaaattttattattttaaatatcaaataacactggttaagtaggtacaaaattaaagaaaaatgcaTGACAACAGAGTGACTAAAGTATTAACactgtaaataaagtaaaaccatattattactcgtataacaaaaataatttataaaattaaataaaacatttattaatacataaattcaGGAGTTAACAGgagttaacaataattaaatatatactatttagttgtttcaaaataatattaggtatgtcatTTTAATGGAGGAATGCAATATTTTCATTatgaaaaataagttaaaaaatattattaaatgttggtAATCAACTTTGTGAATTGTGCCAATGTTTTTTCTTTAGATACCTACACTAcactcaattattaatattaactatattaaataatattaaagtaccaATTTATGTACTGGTAACACATACGGAAATAATCCATTATTTGAACAGCTGTAGaagaattcaataaataatacatgagTATAGTTATAGCTTTCTTTGGCATAATACACGAACATGAAATGTGTTGAatacaattatgatttatgatatttgaTACATAATCTATGAATATTGACTTATtaatactacattattataGCACCACACtgtcacattttaaaatactgttaatagcttattaaaaaaaaaaaaacaaaaaaatgtactataatatataggtattcttatattatctatgtaaaatatatatttctgtaataataaaaacaataaaaaaaacagtaggtacttaaagaaagataattaaaaactgttaaacttggtataacatctataaaaaaacaaaataaaggcgcattcacagctacgtcgtgtgtcgtgtcaaggcttggttattatatggttacgactggtaaccaatatggtttaaaagttgagcagtagtcaattcttggtatactcggttgcaacttggttattacatgataccaaaaaagtaatatccaatcacaatacgatttgatcgacacgacacgacacatgACACAACTGTGAATCCGGCTTAAGCCTTTACGTAAACAATTACAGTTGTAGAATATACATGGATGTGATAAAAGAAGGATACAATTTCTAAAAAGATTTATCTATCTATCTTTAGACAGTTAGCATTTAAAGATTAATATCTATCTATAATTTTGacagtcaaaaaataataaattattagtaactaAATTCCAAATTTCTTTGGACTCACACTTGTAAATAgcaagtcatattatataattttctgttCATATTAATTTggtatctttttttaaaaattgtataaaaaaaaactaggtataCTAAGACAAAATTACAATGAGTATAGTTTGTGTCTTGTGAGTTAACTTTCATAAATCTAATCTTAAATTACAAGTAAATctgtaaatatgaaaatattaaaataataaaatcaataaattgtgttaatatttaaagaGGGCGAAGAAATGAAAGCATCCCTACCTAATAcaacatatatgatatataggttattatataatatctatatttaaataattaaaaataacaaatactgagaaatttttttttagaaaaagtacctaattaaaatagttttgtcatattattaatgtttttgtatgcatttaggtgaaatatttaatacattatcaaAGTACGAAATTAAATATCCTTTGGTAACAATCcagttgattaaattaattaaaatataggtatcttaATTTACCATAAGAAATAACATTATTtgaagttaatagttaatataggtagttgttTGGTGTAATATAATCTACATTAAGTTACAATACTTTTAATATGGAAAGTAATTAGTATTGGCCActaagttgaataaatattattagacaatAATTACACTTAATGTGAAAATGaaacacaaaaaatgtatatttagtgatttattattgtatgcacTATTTTTTTCTGACCATTTAGCCGCGTACCTAGAATCTAGATGTATAGTGTTAATTTAGTAATAGTATAAAGTACCTATTGTATAGGATGAACTACCGTGTAggttaaaaatagtattatcaatgAGATATACaagtcaatattattgtatatttattgttcACATATTATAGAAGAGAACTAAGGAGactaaaattaaagtaatgtaGATATAGAATGTAagcgaataaaaaattatattttgaatatcttagCGAtactgttgtaaaaaaattatattattgttaatactttGGTCTTGttgaattagtaaaatataaaataaattaagtgataaaatacattcaaaCTAATTTCATTCCAAAAAAATCAGTCTCAGgggttaaacaaaataatgcaattttatataataataattattaaaaacttttgttagcttattgattataatttataattatataagtataaaaatattaaaatatattctacacTACAAATTCAACACATTTTCTTAATACCctcaataaaacataaatattcaaattgaaGCAACTTGATCATGATACAATGCGCCGCATTCCACACTcagtacaaaatttaatatcaacaattgGATATTTGAATCCACATTCATGACAAAATTTAGCAGCTTTTAGCAGTGTAAGATAATTGTCTGTCGTCGCCTGCTCAGTTTTTCTGTTCAAgctgataaaaacaaaaatacaatatttacataaataattaataatattatataatataatataataatacctatggattaacttatataatataaaactgtacaaatattattaatttgcaaaaatcttcactaatataaacataaaaagaactttattaaattataacatgaattggattattttctataataaattgataaaaatgattaataataatataaattaattaatgctattaataatttgattgataAAGTAGTTCTAggtgatattttttaaactattacttTATAGGTAGTGTTTAGTGATTAATgagttatttgattttataatttataaaatgtgttattaggTGTCAGGTTTGAgtgaactattatattttaattatatatttaaaacaaacacatAATCTGGTGAACACATTATTTGCTTAAGTAACAGATGCCAAAAATACAATGcagtttattaaaatgaaaaaaaaaatgaattattctaTGAAAATACTTATGATTCGTAAAATAAATGGCATactcattttgtttatttttgcttagctaagtaacatttttttttaaatgaaaataattaattaatcattattgtattCTTACTCGGTGTTCATATCCAGACGAAATAAgcaaaaccaaaatcaaatatgtgttataatgtgctataattatcaaatatgttaataattttaatgtgttaACTACCCGTGTTAGGCTGATTTTGGCAAAAATCAGTAAGTGTTGGATTCCAAATGAAACCCGTTCAAACCGTGCAAGTACCCGATGACAATTGAAACACCATTGATTGCTCGCCTTACCTTCCGTAAGCTGAATCAGCACTGCTATTGGAATTAATTCCGTTGACCATACTAAGGGCAGAGGTTCTATTTAAAGATGGTGATACTATATCATCATCATCTGTTATTTTCAACAAGTTTTCAAATTCCGACACAGATTTTAAAAGTTCTTGTTCTGCCAGATCAAAATTGAGATTTGATTTATCTTTTTCATTATCACCATAAAGCATATTTTCAATAGCtatatgttttttatgattatgaGAGATGTTTCGTTTTGTAGGACTTTTTGGATGATCTGTACCTCGTACTATAGCACTatgagttttattattaaaatcagctGATTCAATACTAACAATAGAACACAAACTTAAATTGCTTAGATTGTGTAGAGGATGACTGTTAAGATTAGTGTCAGACTGAAATTCATTGGGAAATGCGTTTTCAATATTATCTGGAGACGATACTAAAGGAGAGACTGGTGAATATTTAACGAATGCAGATGTTGGAGACAATTGAAGATTCTCTATATTATCAGATGTGGTAATATTTAATGGATTTTTAAGACCAATGTCAATTATGTTGATGTCTAGATCGAGTTCTTTCATTTGTTGTTCAGCTGATTTAAATGGATCGTAGCTATCCAAACAAGGGTTGTAAATATCTAAATGTGGTtggctaaaataataaaaatcacaatgtattgatattttacaacaattaacataaaatgttttcaataagcTGTATTGATTATAGAGAATAAAGATtgagaaataatatttcaagaattttataagaaataatctCTATGACCGTAACTCATACATAACTACATTTACTACATTAGCTGATTGTTAAGTACATAGAATAATCCCACATCATTAAAAGAATAAAGATACaagctatacaatttaaaacaattctttTCGAGAGCCTTTTTAAACCTTTATTGTCATGTTAACCTACTACAGCTCCCTAAATTAATAACCTTGGAAATTAATATACAAGTAACAAACTTCAGGTCTTAATTTAttctacttaattatttattgacactaattttaatatactaatgggttttaaaatttttttaaaattctaataatattcattgaaggtatattaaaaacatcaagttgaagtaattttttcaaaaaaaaaaaagttatactgATTTAGCAAAAAGACaacatatacattatagcaATATGTTAACTTGTGTATTCTAAGATAGAAACAACTATTTTAGAAAGTTcttcaaaaaacaataatgaatatagtttaaattcaaAGAAAAAGGTAAGCTTTCGTTTGaaccaaattcaaaaataagtgTAATATTAAGTCTTCTAATCAGCAAAAATAACACAAATCAAATTTGTGATACTCCAGCTGAATGATTTAGTGTTTCCTTAAATTGtaatcacactgtataatacaaaaGAAATTGacattgaacatttattttcaacatataaGCATCTTGaccaacaaatattattgattcaatAAAGAAAATCTAGATGCAATTAATTTTAGTgtctactttaatattaatcattattatttataaatgataaataaatatttttttataggtattaacataaaaaaattaagcttgttttcatttcaaaattatttttatttcagtacattaaattagaatttttcatttatagatTTAGTCtacataaatacttttaatcattacaatactacaacaaaatagttctttttaaaatattttaaagcaatTGTAGGGGTTGGAATCAAAATTGttagaatatattttcaatatcaaagagttatttttctaatacattaatagcatttaaattttgatattttataatatcaggCTGTAGTATGAAAGTATGTATcctattaatcattattcattaataaactgaatttaataaaattataatcaatttataagtGGCATACATAAGATTTCTTAATATGATTAtcttttacaatacaataagcATATTTGAACATTATCAACTAGTTTCTGAATAAATTGAACAAAAGAGTTTTATCTTTTCATCTAGGTCCATTTAATATTTCTTGTATAGAAGAAAATTCTATTCAtctatgtttaatgtatataacttTCGATAAGTTGAATAGTCAAGATAAGAATTTTATACAACTCAACAgttgatattatttcatatttatcatttattatatttataccatactATTTTTCATCTTTGACACCCGTTGTATTTGACTAGCTGTTAttgtgaatttaatatttaatttttactttagatggattttttatatatatatatataacaatttctGTTCAAAAGTATGAAAACAATAGTATTTCTAGGTATTTATAGCTAAAGGAGTAGCATCTTATTTTAGtcctattttttatagttattttttttttctttttttatcaatattttacaattctcAATGAATTCTCTATTCAATAATGTTGACAGTAAATGagcaaatgtttttaaataatgttatagatTCATCTtctgttaattttgattttcaatattttttataaaattccatGTTTCTGTTTATAGTTGTATTAAAGTTATTTACTTGTATAATTTCTGCAAAAGTTACCTTAtaaattgtatcatttaaatacaatatttttttctttttaacaaattaaatgcaacattttttaaatatgtatttatacatttaaatttataagttttaattaacaatCAATTCACAGCTTATTCAAACATTGAAATGCATTATACTTTTCACTCACgactttgaaattttttttttgtcaaaattattgACCATCTTATTAACTCCTTGTTTTATGTGATTTTGAGAACTAAGGATATGGGCCGATTCAGATTTCTTCAtaactatttcattttttagatCTGGCTTTTGAGGcaagtatattgtatttttaacccTGAAAGAATAAcactcaattaatttaaaaattacaaacatattttacacgATAACCGTGCTTACCCATAGAGACTTTTTGATATTTGGTCTTTCTTTTTCACTACTGTTGACATTTGACGTGGGatattagctataaaaattaatttaatattattgttataccttaGTTTTCTTTTGTCATATTTACTATGTTTCTatcttcaaattatatttatgttaatgtcctatagtattatatcatagtttttat
This portion of the Acyrthosiphon pisum isolate AL4f chromosome A1, pea_aphid_22Mar2018_4r6ur, whole genome shotgun sequence genome encodes:
- the LOC100572544 gene encoding uncharacterized protein LOC100572544 isoform X4: MIQQPTHCYLPAQVCVLPTYYYRRVVRYFVVAILREIHFPKMDQAHYDEGFPKENEIIELLPCIICNRSFRPSLLQRHSAICQKNAKKRKVPFDSSKQRRKGTDMAAYLPHMKKAQDAYIGIENSKKNWKAKHEELVRAVKAARGEKVDEKLPTKPVDSEECPHCARNFGPKSYDRHVEFCREKAQRISTAPVISQVAKERLEARTKYRAPPLKSQRTVTKEKYSPKIKSFTRDVSSVPVKAIPPLKTIKKRTPPNRNIVSNIPRQMSTVVKKKDQISKSLYGVKNTIYLPQKPDLKNEIVMKKSESAHILSSQNHIKQGVNKMVNNFDKKKISKSQPHLDIYNPCLDSYDPFKSAEQQMKELDLDINIIDIGLKNPLNITTSDNIENLQLSPTSAFVKYSPVSPLVSSPDNIENAFPNEFQSDTNLNSHPLHNLSNLSLCSIVSIESADFNNKTHSAIVRGTDHPKSPTKRNISHNHKKHIAIENMLYGDNEKDKSNLNFDLAEQELLKSVSEFENLLKITDDDDIVSPSLNRTSALSMVNGINSNSSADSAYGR
- the LOC100572544 gene encoding uncharacterized protein LOC100572544 isoform X1, coding for MIQQPTHCYLPAQVCVLPTYYYRRVVRYFVVAILREIHFPKMDQAHYDEGFPKENEIIELLPCIICNRSFRPSLLQRHSAICQKNAKKRKVPFDSSKQRRKGTDMAAYLPHMKKAQDAYIGIENSKKNWKAKHEELVRAVKAARGEKVDEKLPTKPVDSEECPHCARNFGPKSYDRHVEFCREKAQRISTAPVISQVAKERLEARTKYRAPPLKSQRTVTKEKYSPKIKSFTRDVSSVPVKAIPPLKTIKKRTPPNRNIVSNIPRQMSTVVKKKDQISKSLYGVKNTIYLPQKPDLKNEIVMKKSESAHILSSQNHIKQGVNKMVNNFDKKKISKSQPHLDIYNPCLDSYDPFKSAEQQMKELDLDINIIDIGLKNPLNITTSDNIENLQLSPTSAFVKYSPVSPLVSSPDNIENAFPNEFQSDTNLNSHPLHNLSNLSLCSIVSIESADFNNKTHSAIVRGTDHPKSPTKRNISHNHKKHIAIENMLYGDNEKDKSNLNFDLAEQELLKSVSEFENLLKITDDDDIVSPSLNRTSALSMVNGINSNSSADSAYGSLNRKTEQATTDNYLTLLKAAKFCHECGFKYPIVDIKFCTECGMRRIVS
- the LOC100572544 gene encoding uncharacterized protein LOC100572544 isoform X2, producing MKKIQGRFRAVSRSTLSTAHLFCLYSTRFPKENEIIELLPCIICNRSFRPSLLQRHSAICQKNAKKRKVPFDSSKQRRKGTDMAAYLPHMKKAQDAYIGIENSKKNWKAKHEELVRAVKAARGEKVDEKLPTKPVDSEECPHCARNFGPKSYDRHVEFCREKAQRISTAPVISQVAKERLEARTKYRAPPLKSQRTVTKEKYSPKIKSFTRDVSSVPVKAIPPLKTIKKRTPPNRNIVSNIPRQMSTVVKKKDQISKSLYGVKNTIYLPQKPDLKNEIVMKKSESAHILSSQNHIKQGVNKMVNNFDKKKISKSQPHLDIYNPCLDSYDPFKSAEQQMKELDLDINIIDIGLKNPLNITTSDNIENLQLSPTSAFVKYSPVSPLVSSPDNIENAFPNEFQSDTNLNSHPLHNLSNLSLCSIVSIESADFNNKTHSAIVRGTDHPKSPTKRNISHNHKKHIAIENMLYGDNEKDKSNLNFDLAEQELLKSVSEFENLLKITDDDDIVSPSLNRTSALSMVNGINSNSSADSAYGSLNRKTEQATTDNYLTLLKAAKFCHECGFKYPIVDIKFCTECGMRRIVS
- the LOC100572544 gene encoding uncharacterized protein LOC100572544 isoform X5; amino-acid sequence: MAAYLPHMKKAQDAYIGIENSKKNWKAKHEELVRAVKAARGEKVDEKLPTKPVDSEECPHCARNFGPKSYDRHVEFCREKAQRISTAPVISQVAKERLEARTKYRAPPLKSQRTVTKEKYSPKIKSFTRDVSSVPVKAIPPLKTIKKRTPPNRNIVSNIPRQMSTVVKKKDQISKSLYGVKNTIYLPQKPDLKNEIVMKKSESAHILSSQNHIKQGVNKMVNNFDKKKISKSQPHLDIYNPCLDSYDPFKSAEQQMKELDLDINIIDIGLKNPLNITTSDNIENLQLSPTSAFVKYSPVSPLVSSPDNIENAFPNEFQSDTNLNSHPLHNLSNLSLCSIVSIESADFNNKTHSAIVRGTDHPKSPTKRNISHNHKKHIAIENMLYGDNEKDKSNLNFDLAEQELLKSVSEFENLLKITDDDDIVSPSLNRTSALSMVNGINSNSSADSAYGSLNRKTEQATTDNYLTLLKAAKFCHECGFKYPIVDIKFCTECGMRRIVS
- the LOC100572544 gene encoding uncharacterized protein LOC100572544 isoform X3, encoding MLPCVSYRRYSLLAPHQIIRFPKENEIIELLPCIICNRSFRPSLLQRHSAICQKNAKKRKVPFDSSKQRRKGTDMAAYLPHMKKAQDAYIGIENSKKNWKAKHEELVRAVKAARGEKVDEKLPTKPVDSEECPHCARNFGPKSYDRHVEFCREKAQRISTAPVISQVAKERLEARTKYRAPPLKSQRTVTKEKYSPKIKSFTRDVSSVPVKAIPPLKTIKKRTPPNRNIVSNIPRQMSTVVKKKDQISKSLYGVKNTIYLPQKPDLKNEIVMKKSESAHILSSQNHIKQGVNKMVNNFDKKKISKSQPHLDIYNPCLDSYDPFKSAEQQMKELDLDINIIDIGLKNPLNITTSDNIENLQLSPTSAFVKYSPVSPLVSSPDNIENAFPNEFQSDTNLNSHPLHNLSNLSLCSIVSIESADFNNKTHSAIVRGTDHPKSPTKRNISHNHKKHIAIENMLYGDNEKDKSNLNFDLAEQELLKSVSEFENLLKITDDDDIVSPSLNRTSALSMVNGINSNSSADSAYGSLNRKTEQATTDNYLTLLKAAKFCHECGFKYPIVDIKFCTECGMRRIVS